In Solirubrobacterales bacterium, the DNA window CCTGATGCGGCTCCGGGACCTGCGTCCGCACATCGAAACCCGCCCGATCGGCGAGGCGGCGAAAAGGCTGATCCCGGACTATCCGGGGGACGTTCCGCCGGCCTTGCCGGCAGAGTGGCTGGAACCGCTTGCGGGGTCAGGACAGTAGCGAGGTCAGATCGGTGTCCGGGTCGGCAAGGGCCTTCCGATCGACCTCGACCCGGGCCTTGATCAGCTCCTTGATCGGATCGCTCACGTCCCAGATGTTCACGTTCATTCCGGCGGCGATCCGGTTGTCCTGGAGCCAGAAAGCGATGAACTCGCGGGCGTCGGTGTCGCCGCGGATCACCACTTCATCCTCCCCGGAGGCGTAGCCGACGTACTCCATGCCGACGTCGTACTGGTCGGAGAAGAAGTACGGAATCTCGTCGTAGGAGACCTCCTCCCCGGCCAGCGCCCGTCCGGCGGCGGGACCCTGTTTCATCGCGTTGTTCCAGTGTTCAACCCGGATCCGTCGCTCGTAGAACGGGTGGTAGGCGTTGGCGACGTCACCGGCCGCATATACCCCGGGAACATTGGTCTGAAGTGAGGCGTTGGTGAGGATGCCGTTCTCGCATGCGACCCCCATCTCTTCGGCCAGGGAGGTCCGCGGGATCACCCCGATCCCGACCACCACCAGGTCGGCCTCGACCGTTCTGCCGTCACTGGTCCGGACCCGTTCGACCCGTTCGGAACCCTCGAAGGCCTCCACCCCGGTCCCGAGCATCATCTGGACCCCCTGATCGAGGTGGACGTCGCGGTAGATCCCGCCCATCTGTTTGCCCAGCACCCGTTCCAGCGGCACCTCGGCCGGTTCGATCACGGTGACCTCGCAGCCTTTCTGGCGGGCCGAGGCGGCGACCTCGGAGCCGATCCAGCCGGCCCCGACCACCACCACCCGGGCGGAGCCGCCCTGGATTGCGGCGCCGAGCGAGTCCGAACTTTCGAGAGTTCGCAGATAGTGAACCCCGGTCAGGTCATGCCCGGGGATCCCGATCCGGCGCGGTTCGGCGCCGGTGGCGAAAAGCAGCCTGTCCCAGGGGACCGGATCGGCACCGTCGACCACCACCCGGGACTCGTCCGGATCGATCGCGGTGACCCTGTGCCCGGTCAGCAGCTCGACGTTGTGCTCGTCGTACCAGCCGGCGTCATGGACCCAGGGAGCGTCGTCGCGCTCCCCCCGCAGGTAGGCCTTCGAAAGGGGCGGGCGTTCATAGGGACGGTGGGGTTCGTCCCCGATCAGCACGACCCGGTTCTCGTTGCCGGTTTCGCGCAGTGCCTCGACCGCCTTTGCCGCCGTCAGTCCGGCACCCACCACCACAATCGTCTCGTCAGCCATCGTCCGTCTCCTGAGTTTCGGTTGGTCGGCTCTGAGCGGTGACGTCCAGGGTTTCTTTCCCGGGAGTCGATGTTCCGCCCATCCGCCTACACCGTATGCGTACCCGGAAATCGGTTTCTTACCGAACCCGTCCGTCGGCACCCCGATTGACCTCTCCCCTACCGGAGAGAGTGTGATCAACACCGCTGTCTTCGACGGCACGAAGCGCTTCAGGGGCAAGAGCCCGAGAGTCATCTACCGAAGCTTCCGGGTTCAGGGCACCGGATGACCCCCGGCAGGAGGCGATCGGGAATCGGGCAGGGTCGGGGTTGGATCCGATTTCGGGAACCCGCTTGCATCCACGGGTCAGCGCGGCTAACGTCGGGGGTACGAACCGCACAACAGCCCGGAAAGAAGGGGACGGGTGTTGAGCATCGGACAGATCCATCGACCGGCCATTACCGGAGGTCCGAGCGTCCGGCCGGTATGTAGCTGCTTGAACCGGTTCGTCGGCCTGGCGGTAGCGGTTCTCACGATCCTCTTGCTGTCGGTCTGGACGCCGACCCGGGCTGCAGCGATCCCCCCGGGGCCGTGGGTCTTGCCGGCGAGCGATCTCTCCTCGGTCCAGCCGGCCACCTACCCCCAGATCGCCTTCGGCCCGGATGGCAGCGCGACCGCGGTGTGGCTCTACCAGGGTCAGGGCATCCAGGCTGCGACCCGGCCACCGGGTGGCAGCTTCGGAACCCCTCAGGATCTGGTCGCCGTCGGGTTCAATGCCCAGACTCCCCAGGTCGGGATCGGAGCGGACGGCACCACCGTCGC includes these proteins:
- a CDS encoding FAD-dependent oxidoreductase; this translates as MADETIVVVGAGLTAAKAVEALRETGNENRVVLIGDEPHRPYERPPLSKAYLRGERDDAPWVHDAGWYDEHNVELLTGHRVTAIDPDESRVVVDGADPVPWDRLLFATGAEPRRIGIPGHDLTGVHYLRTLESSDSLGAAIQGGSARVVVVGAGWIGSEVAASARQKGCEVTVIEPAEVPLERVLGKQMGGIYRDVHLDQGVQMMLGTGVEAFEGSERVERVRTSDGRTVEADLVVVGIGVIPRTSLAEEMGVACENGILTNASLQTNVPGVYAAGDVANAYHPFYERRIRVEHWNNAMKQGPAAGRALAGEEVSYDEIPYFFSDQYDVGMEYVGYASGEDEVVIRGDTDAREFIAFWLQDNRIAAGMNVNIWDVSDPIKELIKARVEVDRKALADPDTDLTSLLS